One Gloeobacter morelensis MG652769 DNA window includes the following coding sequences:
- a CDS encoding Uma2 family endonuclease, which translates to MTDEQYFQLCRANRDLRFERSAKGELIIMPPAGGKSGGRNFRLTQQLANWTDTNDLGTGFDSSTGFKLPNGADRSPDAAWVRLERWKALTAEEQDRFVPLCPDFVAELRSKTDSIKGLRLKMQEYLDNGAQLGWLIDPQARKVEIYRPGLPVEVLDNPERLSGEPVLPGFVLNLAPIWA; encoded by the coding sequence ATGACCGACGAACAATATTTCCAGCTTTGCCGGGCAAACCGTGATCTGCGTTTCGAGCGCTCCGCCAAAGGGGAACTGATCATCATGCCGCCTGCCGGTGGAAAATCTGGAGGCCGCAACTTCAGGCTCACACAGCAATTGGCGAACTGGACCGATACAAACGACCTTGGTACTGGCTTTGACTCCTCCACCGGCTTCAAGTTGCCCAACGGCGCCGATCGGTCGCCGGACGCGGCCTGGGTGCGCCTCGAACGCTGGAAGGCGCTCACCGCCGAGGAGCAGGACCGCTTTGTGCCTCTATGCCCGGACTTCGTAGCGGAGTTGCGTTCGAAGACCGATTCGATCAAAGGGCTGCGGCTCAAGATGCAGGAATACCTCGACAATGGCGCTCAATTGGGCTGGCTCATCGACCCCCAGGCGCGCAAGGTCGAGATCTACCGGCCTGGTCTGCCCGTCGAAGTCCTGGATAATCCCGAACGACTTTCCGGTGAGCCGGTTCTACCCGGGTTCGTACTGAATCTGGCTCCGATTTGGGCTTAA
- a CDS encoding alpha/beta fold hydrolase has product MVEAAVLFQPPGFVRKSTFSSSGRINYYESRPEANPTAKTMVFLHGFGGGSSSYEWSKVYPAFAADYRVLAPDLPGWGFSEHRDSEYGKEDYLRAIGEFLADVAGGRAIVIASSVVAALTLRLSTEQPEYFEAIVAMNPSGLSDFGKPYDGSFFGFVSNLPGINQFVYSQLITTTGGIRDFLRRSLFVRENRISEEIVDAYHASASEPNGQYAAYSFLRGNFSFDLAEWMPRLTVPVAILWGAQSKYASPDTGERLAALSNQVRFFKAIEDVGLTPQLELPATTVSAIREALAALAIAV; this is encoded by the coding sequence ATGGTGGAAGCCGCGGTATTGTTTCAGCCTCCGGGCTTTGTCCGCAAAAGCACCTTCAGCTCCAGCGGCCGGATCAACTACTACGAGTCCCGTCCTGAAGCCAACCCCACCGCGAAGACGATGGTGTTCCTGCACGGCTTTGGGGGTGGGTCTTCTTCTTATGAATGGTCGAAGGTGTACCCGGCCTTTGCGGCCGATTACCGGGTGCTCGCCCCGGACTTGCCCGGTTGGGGCTTCTCCGAGCATCGCGACTCCGAGTACGGCAAAGAAGATTACCTGAGGGCGATTGGCGAATTTCTAGCCGACGTGGCGGGCGGCCGGGCGATTGTGATCGCCTCCAGTGTGGTTGCAGCTTTGACCTTGCGGCTTTCGACCGAGCAGCCTGAGTACTTCGAGGCGATCGTGGCGATGAACCCTTCGGGGCTTTCGGATTTTGGCAAGCCTTACGACGGCAGCTTCTTTGGTTTCGTGAGCAACCTGCCGGGGATCAACCAGTTTGTCTACTCGCAACTGATCACGACCACCGGCGGGATCCGCGATTTTTTGCGCCGCTCGCTGTTTGTGCGCGAAAACCGGATCAGCGAGGAGATCGTCGATGCCTACCACGCCTCGGCCTCAGAACCGAACGGCCAGTACGCCGCCTACTCGTTTTTGAGGGGCAATTTTAGTTTCGATCTGGCCGAATGGATGCCGCGTTTGACCGTGCCGGTGGCTATCCTCTGGGGTGCCCAATCGAAGTACGCCTCTCCTGATACGGGTGAACGCCTCGCTGCACTGAGCAACCAGGTCCGCTTTTTTAAAGCGATCGAAGACGTTGGTCTGACGCCCCAGTTGGAATTGCCGGCAACCACGGTTTCTGCCATCCGCGAGGCCCTTGCCGCCCTTGCTATCGCCGTCTGA
- a CDS encoding IS4 family transposase, with protein sequence MMPAFYQTFFAHLLTARQSLFLHLLVATLQTHKQLALGKLSQALPLPITADSRKRALQRFLTLDKLNIFEAWFPLVLYLVLTHFSKTTTLKLAIDRTDWWHYNVLTVALVWHRHALPLNWTLLDHPGNSNLEDQQLLLSPVLSLLSAYRVVVLGDREFCSVKLANWLRSRKAGFCLRLKISEYIRQQGADFRSLKSLELQPGMSMFLGGVRVTKNRKNKGFEPFNIACIWKRKIRNMQPGEGWYILTDRPKLHEALELYADRWGIEVWHKDVKSCGYHLEEVRVSQERMMRVLLLASIAWSAAMLNGLQLERIGVDKYTGRVQEKQRRLRRHSPFRVGQYAWHWAQAVLGLGDWLDNLIDTCRNKARDYRRGLRAARLMLSVT encoded by the coding sequence ATGATGCCTGCATTCTACCAGACCTTCTTCGCACACCTGCTCACTGCGCGACAGTCTCTGTTTTTGCATTTGCTTGTCGCCACTTTGCAAACCCACAAACAGCTCGCCTTGGGCAAACTCTCCCAGGCACTGCCGCTGCCGATCACTGCCGACAGTCGCAAGCGCGCTCTCCAACGCTTTCTCACCCTCGACAAACTCAATATTTTCGAGGCTTGGTTCCCATTGGTTTTGTACCTGGTACTGACCCACTTTTCCAAGACAACCACACTCAAACTGGCGATCGACCGCACCGACTGGTGGCACTACAACGTGCTGACAGTGGCCCTGGTGTGGCATAGACATGCCTTGCCACTCAATTGGACCTTGCTCGACCATCCTGGCAACAGTAACCTCGAAGACCAACAACTGTTACTCTCACCGGTTCTGTCTCTACTTTCTGCCTATCGCGTCGTGGTGTTGGGGGACAGAGAGTTTTGCAGTGTCAAGCTGGCCAATTGGTTGCGCAGTCGAAAGGCCGGCTTTTGCTTGAGATTAAAAATCAGTGAATATATTCGACAACAAGGTGCAGACTTTCGCTCGCTAAAGTCTTTGGAACTACAACCTGGAATGTCGATGTTTCTTGGCGGAGTGCGCGTCACCAAAAATCGTAAAAACAAGGGATTCGAGCCGTTCAATATTGCTTGTATCTGGAAACGAAAAATCCGGAATATGCAACCGGGTGAAGGCTGGTATATTTTGACAGACCGGCCAAAGTTACACGAAGCACTTGAGCTGTATGCTGACCGTTGGGGAATCGAAGTTTGGCACAAAGACGTCAAATCCTGTGGCTACCATCTTGAAGAAGTACGCGTCAGTCAGGAACGGATGATGCGGGTACTGTTGTTAGCATCGATTGCCTGGAGTGCAGCGATGCTCAACGGTCTGCAACTGGAGCGAATAGGGGTGGACAAGTACACCGGCAGGGTTCAAGAAAAGCAGCGACGCTTGCGGCGTCACAGCCCTTTTCGGGTTGGCCAGTACGCTTGGCACTGGGCACAGGCGGTGCTGGGTTTGGGTGACTGGCTCGACAATTTGATAGACACCTGTAGGAACAAAGCCCGGGACTATCGACGCGGGTTGCGGGCTGCAAGGTTGATGCTGAGCGTCACGTAG
- a CDS encoding erythromycin esterase family protein: MWAHNNHINRDPKFRPNFLDAPYRFDYSLSAGEPTPKPMGVFLVNTHRKDLYTIGFEFNQGSFLTQFFDRPGGNLTVKEATLGPAPIGTLPYTLAQTGIPLYFVDFSKSLQNDVVQRWLKSRQKAHFYGGLMTSKRSFEEIRPAESYDALVFVEKTSRAVPLSK; encoded by the coding sequence ATTTGGGCACACAACAATCACATCAATCGCGATCCGAAATTCCGTCCCAATTTTTTAGACGCTCCATACCGCTTTGACTACTCTCTCTCGGCTGGCGAACCGACACCGAAGCCCATGGGCGTATTCCTTGTAAATACACACAGAAAAGACCTATATACGATTGGGTTCGAGTTTAATCAAGGAAGCTTTTTGACACAATTTTTCGATCGGCCCGGCGGTAATCTTACTGTAAAGGAGGCCACGCTCGGACCAGCCCCAATTGGCACCTTGCCCTACACCCTCGCCCAAACGGGTATTCCTCTCTATTTTGTCGATTTTTCCAAGTCGTTACAGAATGACGTGGTACAGCGTTGGCTAAAGTCGAGGCAAAAGGCTCACTTTTATGGGGGGCTCATGACTTCTAAGCGTAGCTTTGAGGAAATTCGGCCCGCTGAAAGCTACGACGCTCTGGTATTTGTCGAGAAGACCAGCCGGGCGGTGCCATTGTCAAAATAG
- the sufD gene encoding Fe-S cluster assembly protein SufD has product MPAALEKSALVPDFEPFIAARPGEAAAVLASRREAIERFVQLGVPHRRLENWRHTDLSALTKNRFSLAAEPTAIDPVQWVSYSLPGARELVFVDGFFSAELSNPGKAQPGLLLGSYAECLPKDALRWAAAPEAAEALEALNGAYWQDGAFVDLAADARVEEPIHLLFIATGADLPLAQFVRNRITAGPGSRATIIETYASLGAGVHFTCPVGTVDVGANADLDHYRIGQENAAAFHLATSRVRLGRDARFKSLAFVAGGGLMRHDLFAELAGPGSEATLHGLYLAGGTRHVDHHLWVRHSAPHAASRQIYKGILAGRACAVFNGNVFVASEAAKTDAKQTNRNLLLSDKALVHSNPQLEIYAGDVRCTHGSTVGQLDEEALFYLRSRGLDEAQAKNLLTRAFAGDLFEDIRLAALRDRLETLLYTWLSFEAGIAGTQP; this is encoded by the coding sequence ATGCCCGCTGCGCTCGAAAAAAGCGCCCTTGTTCCCGACTTCGAGCCTTTTATCGCCGCTCGCCCGGGCGAGGCCGCAGCGGTCCTCGCCTCGCGGCGCGAGGCGATAGAACGTTTTGTACAGCTCGGAGTACCCCATCGGCGCCTGGAGAACTGGCGGCACACCGATCTTTCGGCCCTCACGAAAAACCGGTTTAGCCTCGCAGCCGAACCGACTGCCATCGATCCGGTTCAGTGGGTTTCCTACAGCTTGCCTGGTGCGCGCGAACTGGTATTTGTGGACGGATTTTTCAGCGCAGAACTGTCGAACCCCGGTAAAGCACAGCCTGGTCTGCTCCTGGGCAGTTATGCCGAGTGTCTGCCAAAGGATGCGCTGCGGTGGGCGGCGGCTCCCGAGGCCGCCGAAGCGCTCGAAGCGCTCAATGGCGCCTACTGGCAGGACGGGGCGTTCGTGGATCTGGCGGCCGATGCCCGCGTCGAAGAACCCATTCACCTGCTGTTCATCGCCACCGGGGCCGATTTGCCCCTCGCCCAATTTGTGCGCAACCGGATCACAGCCGGGCCGGGCAGCCGGGCCACGATTATCGAGACTTATGCAAGCCTTGGGGCGGGTGTGCATTTCACCTGCCCCGTCGGCACTGTCGATGTGGGAGCCAACGCCGACCTCGATCACTACCGCATCGGGCAGGAGAACGCCGCCGCCTTTCACCTGGCGACCTCGCGGGTGCGCCTCGGGCGCGACGCCCGCTTCAAGTCTCTCGCGTTCGTGGCCGGTGGCGGCCTGATGCGCCATGACCTGTTTGCCGAACTGGCCGGTCCCGGCAGCGAAGCGACCCTGCACGGACTCTATCTGGCAGGCGGCACCCGGCACGTCGACCATCATCTCTGGGTGCGCCACAGTGCCCCCCACGCGGCAAGCCGCCAGATCTACAAGGGCATCCTCGCCGGCCGGGCGTGCGCCGTCTTCAACGGCAACGTCTTTGTTGCCTCCGAAGCGGCCAAGACCGACGCAAAGCAGACCAACCGCAACCTGCTGCTCTCGGACAAAGCGCTGGTGCACTCCAACCCCCAACTGGAGATCTACGCGGGGGATGTGCGCTGCACCCACGGCTCCACCGTGGGACAACTCGACGAAGAAGCACTCTTCTACCTGCGCTCGCGCGGCCTGGATGAGGCGCAAGCCAAAAATCTGCTGACCCGTGCCTTTGCAGGCGACCTGTTCGAAGATATCCGGCTTGCCGCCCTGCGCGACCGGCTGGAGACCCTTTTATACACCTGGCTCTCCTTTGAGGCCGGAATTGCCGGAACGCAACCATGA
- a CDS encoding SUF system Fe-S cluster assembly regulator yields MIRITRQSDYGIVLVSHMAAHPERSFGAPELAAQVNLPLPIVRKILKLLAREGLLVSQRGVKGGYCLALPPEVISVADVVTALEGPIALTECIEDAPGGGCAHEAVCPLMPKWQRINAVIQQALSGISLSELIAPWPRELPVLSRAARPVPAAVQTPLR; encoded by the coding sequence ATGATCCGCATCACCCGGCAGTCAGACTACGGCATCGTGCTCGTAAGCCATATGGCGGCGCATCCTGAGCGCAGCTTCGGGGCGCCTGAGTTGGCGGCTCAGGTCAACCTGCCGCTGCCCATCGTGCGCAAGATCCTCAAGCTGCTGGCGCGGGAGGGGTTGCTGGTCTCGCAGCGCGGCGTCAAGGGCGGTTACTGCCTGGCGTTGCCGCCGGAGGTGATCTCGGTAGCCGACGTGGTCACTGCCCTCGAAGGGCCAATCGCACTCACCGAGTGCATCGAAGATGCCCCGGGCGGGGGGTGTGCCCACGAGGCGGTCTGCCCGCTGATGCCTAAGTGGCAGCGCATCAATGCCGTTATCCAGCAAGCCCTCTCGGGTATCAGTCTCAGCGAACTGATTGCCCCCTGGCCCCGGGAACTACCCGTCCTGTCCCGCGCCGCGCGTCCAGTGCCGGCGGCTGTCCAGACACCCCTACGCTGA
- a CDS encoding erythromycin esterase family protein — MQTFAALLCILFALYSAAPAPAQTDDEVIVAWLRSTAKPLRAVEPGSEDGDLDFLPQLIGNRRLVAMGEATHGTHEFFQFKRRVFEYLVKHMGFTIFAMELPILEGVSLDNYVQTGQGDPAAILHDSYWCWDTKEVLELVEWMRRYNQEPAHQRKLKFYGFDTQKAFVYGFPELQRYFGRVDRSFVNHLSAVEAQVNRQRQRFFSKKVEERRLAKLNKSRVKNDLLMLPERLRSNKARYVARSSENEWAVMLRASEMMVLAQDGIFSPGFSAGSELRDRGMAANVDWIIEREGSNNKAFLWALQGVTE; from the coding sequence ATGCAAACCTTCGCCGCTTTGCTATGCATCCTTTTCGCCCTTTACTCCGCCGCTCCCGCACCTGCGCAGACAGATGACGAGGTGATTGTTGCGTGGCTGCGTTCAACTGCCAAGCCTCTTCGAGCAGTGGAACCCGGAAGTGAGGATGGAGATCTCGATTTTTTGCCGCAGCTTATAGGCAATCGGCGACTAGTAGCCATGGGGGAGGCCACCCACGGTACACACGAATTTTTTCAATTCAAGCGTCGCGTGTTCGAGTATTTGGTGAAGCACATGGGCTTCACGATTTTCGCGATGGAGTTGCCGATTCTTGAAGGGGTGTCTCTCGACAACTATGTGCAAACCGGTCAGGGCGATCCGGCAGCGATTCTCCACGACTCATACTGGTGCTGGGACACAAAGGAAGTTCTGGAGCTAGTCGAGTGGATGCGGCGTTATAATCAGGAGCCAGCTCACCAACGCAAACTCAAGTTCTATGGTTTCGATACCCAGAAAGCTTTTGTTTACGGCTTTCCTGAATTGCAGCGTTATTTTGGCCGTGTCGACAGAAGTTTTGTAAACCACCTGTCGGCCGTAGAAGCGCAGGTGAACAGGCAAAGGCAGAGGTTTTTCAGCAAAAAAGTCGAAGAGCGGCGGCTGGCAAAGCTCAATAAAAGCAGGGTAAAAAATGACCTTCTCATGTTGCCGGAACGGCTCAGGAGCAACAAGGCGCGTTACGTCGCCCGCTCCTCCGAAAACGAGTGGGCGGTGATGTTGCGGGCTTCAGAGATGATGGTTCTTGCCCAAGATGGCATTTTCTCACCCGGCTTCTCAGCTGGCAGTGAGCTGCGCGATCGAGGCATGGCCGCCAATGTGGATTGGATTATTGAACGTGAAGGTTCGAACAATAAAGCTTTTCTTTGGGCACTTCAAGGGGTGACAGAGTAG
- the sufC gene encoding Fe-S cluster assembly ATPase SufC codes for MLEITSLQARVEGKAILKGIDLTIRPGEVHAIMGPNGSGKSTLAGVLTGREEYEVTGGAVRYLDQDLLEMAAEERAREGLLLAFQYPVEIPGVSNVYFLKAALNALRKHRGEGELDAVEFLALVRGKLKTVQMDESFLRRSVNEGFSGGEKKRNEILQMALLEPRLAILDETDSGLDIDALKIVADGVNGLRSPERSFLVITHYQRLLDYIVPDCVHVLMNGRIVRSGGRELALELEEKGYGWLEAEVTVGA; via the coding sequence ATGCTCGAAATTACCAGCCTGCAGGCGCGGGTCGAAGGCAAAGCGATCCTCAAAGGCATCGATCTGACCATCCGCCCCGGCGAGGTGCACGCCATTATGGGTCCGAACGGCTCGGGCAAAAGCACCCTGGCCGGGGTACTCACCGGGCGCGAGGAGTACGAGGTGACCGGCGGCGCGGTGCGCTACCTGGATCAGGATCTGCTCGAAATGGCCGCGGAGGAGCGCGCCCGCGAGGGCTTGCTGCTGGCCTTTCAGTACCCGGTGGAGATTCCGGGGGTGAGCAATGTCTATTTTTTGAAGGCGGCCCTCAACGCGCTGCGCAAGCACCGGGGTGAAGGCGAACTGGACGCGGTCGAATTTCTGGCCCTGGTGCGCGGGAAGCTCAAGACCGTGCAGATGGACGAGAGCTTTTTGCGCCGCTCGGTCAATGAAGGTTTCTCCGGCGGAGAAAAAAAGCGCAACGAAATTCTGCAGATGGCGCTGCTGGAACCGCGCCTCGCCATTCTCGACGAGACCGATTCGGGCCTCGATATCGACGCGCTCAAAATCGTGGCAGATGGTGTGAATGGCCTGCGCTCGCCTGAGCGCTCGTTTCTGGTCATCACCCACTACCAGAGACTGCTCGATTACATCGTGCCCGATTGCGTGCACGTGCTGATGAACGGCCGCATCGTGCGCTCGGGTGGGCGTGAACTGGCCCTCGAACTCGAAGAAAAAGGCTACGGCTGGCTCGAAGCGGAGGTGACCGTCGGTGCCTAG
- a CDS encoding M28 family metallopeptidase, with the protein MRLRSLALSLSLAFSSIVPCISVAAQTQPILGFDAAGAERERKLEAQFDSLLDKNNLQSWTRRLAARPHHVGSPAQKEHAEFLVAQYRSWGYQAEIERFDVLFPVPVTRSLELVSPVKFKAKLAEPPLKEDAGTAQAGQLPVYNAYSADGDVTGELVYVNFGVPKDYEELARRGIDVEGKVVIARYGGSWRGIKPKVAAERGAIGCIIYSDPKEDGYFQGETYPKGAWRNEYGAQRGSVADMPTYPGDPLTPGAGSVPGTKRLNRKDAATIVKIPVLPISYADALPLLKAMGGPLAPPEWRGALPVPYRLGAGPAKVRLKLAFDWQQVPAYNVIARLPGAELPDEWIIRGNHYDAWVLGAHDPISGTVALMEEARAIAALTKSGWKPKRTIVYAHWDGEEPGLLGSTEWVETHADELRQKAAIYINTDSNGRGFLEMGGSHTLERYFNEVTRDVIDPQKQIPVKERVRASRIVGGSGEARREARERKDLRLAALGSGSDFTPFLQHLGIASLNLGYGGEGRGGSYHSSYDSVAYFERFIDPGYRYGTTLAQTTGRLVLRAANAEVLPFDFVAFADTLEKYLKEVTALEGELREASLEKNRQIEEKTLEAAFDPTQPYVPPKADAPVPAMDFAALKTAAAALAASSERYRAALDGLAARPLPPAVQKEAGEALIATERAMLRAEGLPRRPWFRHQIYAPGLYTGYGVKTLPGVREAMEERQWNEAREQSAILAATLERVTAQIDKATAILRREQTTSAAR; encoded by the coding sequence ATGCGCCTTCGCTCGCTCGCCCTTTCGCTGAGTCTGGCCTTTTCGTCGATTGTTCCTTGTATTTCTGTTGCCGCCCAAACCCAGCCCATCCTGGGTTTCGACGCGGCGGGCGCCGAGCGCGAGCGCAAGCTCGAAGCCCAGTTCGATAGTCTCCTCGATAAGAACAACCTGCAAAGCTGGACGCGGAGGCTGGCAGCCAGACCCCACCACGTCGGCTCCCCCGCCCAAAAAGAACACGCCGAATTTCTGGTGGCCCAGTATCGCAGTTGGGGCTACCAGGCGGAGATTGAACGCTTTGATGTGCTCTTTCCGGTGCCTGTGACCCGCTCGCTCGAACTGGTAAGCCCGGTGAAATTCAAAGCGAAGCTTGCCGAACCGCCTCTGAAAGAAGATGCCGGTACGGCCCAGGCTGGGCAGCTGCCCGTCTACAACGCCTATTCCGCCGACGGCGATGTGACGGGCGAGCTGGTCTACGTCAATTTCGGTGTACCAAAAGATTACGAAGAACTGGCGCGGCGCGGCATCGACGTCGAAGGCAAAGTCGTCATCGCCCGCTACGGCGGCTCCTGGCGCGGGATCAAGCCGAAGGTGGCGGCCGAGCGCGGGGCAATCGGCTGCATCATCTACTCGGACCCTAAAGAAGATGGCTACTTTCAGGGCGAGACCTACCCCAAAGGTGCCTGGCGCAACGAATACGGCGCCCAGCGCGGCTCGGTGGCCGATATGCCCACTTACCCGGGCGACCCGCTCACCCCGGGCGCAGGCTCCGTGCCGGGCACCAAACGCCTGAATCGCAAAGACGCCGCCACGATCGTCAAAATTCCGGTACTGCCGATTTCCTACGCCGACGCCCTGCCGCTACTCAAAGCGATGGGCGGGCCGCTCGCTCCCCCTGAGTGGCGCGGGGCACTGCCGGTACCCTACCGCCTCGGGGCGGGACCGGCGAAGGTGCGCCTGAAGCTGGCTTTTGACTGGCAACAGGTGCCCGCCTACAACGTCATCGCCAGACTGCCGGGGGCAGAGCTTCCCGACGAGTGGATCATCCGCGGCAACCACTACGACGCCTGGGTACTCGGCGCCCACGATCCGATTAGCGGCACGGTGGCGCTCATGGAAGAAGCGCGGGCGATCGCGGCACTCACCAAAAGCGGCTGGAAACCGAAGCGCACAATCGTGTACGCCCACTGGGACGGCGAGGAGCCGGGACTTTTGGGTTCTACCGAGTGGGTGGAGACCCATGCGGACGAACTGCGGCAAAAAGCGGCAATTTACATCAACACCGATTCGAACGGCCGCGGTTTTCTGGAGATGGGCGGTTCCCACACCCTGGAGCGTTACTTCAACGAGGTGACCCGCGATGTGATCGACCCTCAAAAGCAGATTCCCGTCAAAGAGCGGGTACGGGCGAGTCGGATCGTAGGCGGCAGTGGCGAAGCAAGGCGCGAGGCGCGCGAGCGGAAGGATCTGAGGCTCGCGGCGCTCGGATCGGGATCCGACTTCACGCCTTTTTTGCAACACCTGGGAATCGCGAGCCTCAATTTGGGCTACGGCGGTGAAGGCCGGGGCGGGTCGTACCACTCGAGCTACGACTCGGTGGCATACTTTGAGCGCTTTATCGACCCCGGCTACCGCTACGGCACCACCCTCGCCCAGACCACCGGCAGGCTCGTGCTGCGCGCCGCGAACGCCGAGGTGCTGCCCTTCGATTTTGTCGCCTTCGCCGACACGCTTGAAAAGTACCTCAAAGAAGTGACCGCCCTCGAAGGTGAATTGCGCGAGGCCAGCCTCGAAAAGAATCGCCAAATTGAAGAAAAAACGCTCGAAGCGGCCTTCGATCCGACCCAGCCCTACGTGCCGCCCAAGGCCGACGCGCCCGTTCCGGCCATGGATTTTGCCGCCCTCAAGACAGCCGCCGCTGCCCTGGCAGCCAGTTCCGAGCGCTATCGCGCCGCCCTGGACGGCCTTGCGGCGCGCCCCCTGCCCCCCGCCGTCCAAAAAGAAGCGGGAGAAGCCCTGATCGCCACCGAACGGGCCATGCTCCGTGCCGAGGGATTGCCCCGCAGGCCCTGGTTCCGCCATCAGATTTATGCGCCGGGGTTGTATACCGGCTACGGTGTCAAGACCTTGCCGGGGGTGCGCGAGGCGATGGAGGAGCGCCAGTGGAACGAAGCGCGCGAGCAGTCCGCTATCCTCGCTGCCACTCTGGAGCGGGTAACTGCTCAGATCGACAAGGCGACCGCCATTTTGCGCCGGGAGCAAACCACGTCTGCTGCACGGTAG
- the sufB gene encoding Fe-S cluster assembly protein SufB — protein sequence MTTSTQTIEQLAGKEYQYGFVTDIEQETVPPGLSEEVIRLISAKKQEPEFMLEWRLKAYRHWLSMATPEWANVHYPPIDYQNIVYYAAPKSKADGPKSLDEVDPELLRTYEKLGIPLQERAALAGVAVDAVFDSVSVATTFKDKLGAMGIIFCSFSEAVREHPELVRKYLGSVVPTGDNFYAALNSAVFTDGSFVYVPKGVRCPMELSTYFRINAKNSGQFERTLIVADAGSYVSYLEGCTAPMRDENQLHAAVVELIAHDDATIKYSTVQNWYPGDKEGKGGIYNFVTKRGRCEGRNSKISWTQVETGSAITWKYPSCILKGDNSVGEFYSVALTNNYQQADTGTKMIHIGKNTKSTIVSKGISAGHGQNTYRGAVKILSGADGARNYSQCDSLLIGEDCGAHTFPYIDVQNPTARMEHEASTSKIGEDQIFYCNQRGIATEDAVSMIVNGFCKEVFRELPMEFAVEAQKLLEVSLEGSVG from the coding sequence ATGACCACTTCGACCCAGACGATTGAACAACTGGCGGGCAAGGAGTACCAGTACGGATTTGTCACCGACATCGAGCAGGAGACCGTCCCGCCCGGATTGTCGGAGGAGGTGATCCGGCTGATTTCCGCTAAGAAGCAGGAGCCTGAGTTCATGCTTGAATGGCGGCTCAAGGCCTACCGCCACTGGCTTTCGATGGCGACGCCCGAGTGGGCCAACGTGCACTATCCGCCAATTGATTATCAAAATATCGTCTACTACGCCGCTCCCAAATCCAAAGCCGACGGCCCCAAGAGCCTGGACGAGGTGGACCCGGAGCTGTTGCGCACCTACGAAAAGCTGGGTATCCCTTTGCAGGAGCGCGCGGCCCTGGCCGGGGTGGCGGTCGACGCGGTTTTCGATAGCGTCTCGGTGGCCACGACTTTCAAAGATAAGCTCGGGGCGATGGGCATTATCTTTTGCTCGTTTTCTGAGGCGGTGCGCGAGCATCCCGAACTGGTGCGCAAGTATCTCGGATCGGTGGTGCCGACCGGCGACAACTTCTACGCCGCGCTCAACTCAGCGGTCTTCACCGACGGCTCGTTCGTCTACGTGCCCAAGGGGGTGCGCTGCCCGATGGAGTTGTCTACGTATTTTCGCATCAACGCCAAGAACAGCGGCCAGTTTGAGCGGACGCTGATTGTCGCTGACGCGGGCAGCTACGTGAGCTATCTCGAAGGGTGCACCGCCCCGATGCGCGACGAAAATCAGCTGCACGCGGCGGTGGTCGAACTGATCGCCCACGACGATGCCACCATCAAGTACTCGACCGTCCAGAACTGGTACCCCGGCGACAAAGAGGGCAAAGGCGGCATCTACAACTTCGTCACCAAGCGGGGCCGCTGCGAGGGCCGCAACTCCAAGATTTCCTGGACGCAGGTGGAGACGGGTTCGGCCATCACCTGGAAGTACCCGAGCTGCATCCTCAAGGGCGACAACTCCGTGGGCGAATTCTATTCGGTGGCGCTCACCAACAACTACCAGCAAGCCGATACCGGTACCAAGATGATCCACATCGGCAAGAACACCAAAAGCACGATCGTCTCCAAGGGCATCTCGGCGGGCCACGGCCAGAACACCTACCGCGGGGCGGTGAAGATCTTGAGCGGTGCCGATGGGGCGCGCAACTACTCGCAGTGCGATTCGCTGCTGATTGGCGAAGATTGCGGGGCGCACACGTTTCCGTACATCGATGTGCAGAACCCGACGGCGCGCATGGAGCACGAGGCGTCCACCTCCAAAATCGGCGAGGACCAGATTTTCTACTGCAACCAGCGGGGCATCGCCACCGAGGACGCCGTGTCGATGATCGTCAACGGCTTTTGCAAAGAAGTGTTCCGCGAGTTGCCGATGGAATTTGCCGTCGAAGCCCAGAAGTTGCTTGAGGTGAGCCTCGAAGGCAGCGTTGGCTAA